Proteins encoded together in one Gallus gallus isolate bGalGal1 chromosome 18, bGalGal1.mat.broiler.GRCg7b, whole genome shotgun sequence window:
- the UBALD2 gene encoding UBA-like domain-containing protein 2, producing the protein MSVNMEELRHQVMINQFVLAAGCAADQAKQLLQAAHWQFETALSAFFQETNIPNSHHHHQMMCTPSNTPATPPNFPDALAMFSKLRTSENLQSSNSPITSMACSPPGSFSPFWASSPPSQQPSWLPPSSPTAHGLHHHLHHPQPSWPPAPPPAAPPQKAMATMDGQR; encoded by the exons ATGTCGGTGAACATGGAGGAGCTGCGGCACCAGGTGATGATCAACCAGTTCGTGCTGGCGGCCGGCTGCGCCGCCGACCAggccaagcagctgctgcaggcggCCCATTGGCAGTTCGAG ACCGCCCTGAGCGCCTTCTTCCAGGAGACCAACATTCCCaacagccaccaccaccaccagatG ATGTGCACCCCAAGCAACACGCCGGCCACTCCGCCCAACTTCCCGGATGCTCTCGCCATGTTCTCCAAGCTGCGAACCTCCGAAAACCTCCAGAGCAGCAACAGCCCCATCACCTCCATGGCCTGCTCCCCCCCGGGCAGCTTCAGCCCCTTCTGGGCCTCCTCGCcccccagccagcagccctcCTGGCTGCCCCCCTCCTCACCCACAGCCCACGGCCTCCACCACCATCTGCACCACCCGCAGCCCTCCTggccccccgcgcccccccccgccgcccccccacAGAAAGCCATGGCCACAATGGACGGCCAGAgataa